The following coding sequences lie in one Haladaptatus sp. DJG-WS-42 genomic window:
- a CDS encoding xanthine dehydrogenase family protein molybdopterin-binding subunit: protein MSRSELTSHERATERDTASVIGARVPSKLGRKLVTGHGTYVDDISLPGMLHGRFVRSQYAHARVTAVDTSEVAAMDGVVLVWTAADIDPYVERFGVQVRDEEALVTDIARYVGDEIALVVAEDRNTAIEAADRVRVEYEKLDVVTTAEDALAEGAPLVHPELAADEESGVVGNLVREYTVQAGDVEDAFKTADIIIEESFQTNKTNPCPLEPHGCVADYNPGTGTLTIWTPNQAPHLFVTTLANALVGIESGDIVCKVPDVGGAFGVKIESLTHEVCAAALARHLERPVKIVLDRLEDMQVGRGRADESFDAKLAATSDGRLVGMTVDMVQNTGARVGFGLNVALNPMTNIDGPYLIPNQRATAKVVYTNLMPSTAVRGFGDPQFTFVREQLVDMAAAALGMDPIELRLKNIVTKDEMPIRTPTGLLWQNIDLPECVRRVREMIDWDAHTGGYRTDDGKLRGVGFAALVKRNGNRNSLGFDLSQATVQMDVNGRVTVRTGIASIGQGTETGIAQIVAETLGVSVERVTPVVGDTDSTPYDLGVWADRGIVFAGSAAAMAAEQLKETIVTLAAHRLGVDEAAIALADDRIFERENPENGLDIEAFVRWALFGGRESRPAAFRDGVVLQGQAVFETQVATTLDPETNHGNLGHSYTHGALAVLVEIDPGTGDVAVIDVAVSEDLGRVINPSLVEGQVHGCIAHAIGDALLERMAYDETGILQNGTLVDYHLPTSVDVPMISNISEVESPDPATHFGQRGVGESSLLPVTAAIANAIYDATGLRFCTLPITPDQLLVRLIDEGVA, encoded by the coding sequence GTGAGCCGGTCGGAACTGACGTCCCACGAACGGGCGACAGAGCGCGACACGGCATCGGTCATCGGTGCGCGTGTCCCCAGCAAACTCGGGCGAAAGCTGGTTACGGGCCACGGCACATACGTCGATGACATCTCACTTCCCGGGATGCTCCACGGCCGGTTCGTCCGGAGCCAATACGCCCATGCGAGGGTGACGGCTGTCGATACGAGCGAGGTCGCCGCGATGGACGGCGTGGTACTCGTCTGGACTGCTGCGGACATCGACCCGTACGTCGAGCGCTTTGGCGTCCAGGTTCGAGACGAGGAGGCACTGGTCACGGATATCGCGCGATACGTCGGCGACGAAATCGCCCTCGTCGTCGCCGAAGACCGCAACACTGCGATTGAGGCGGCAGACCGTGTCCGCGTCGAGTACGAGAAACTCGATGTGGTGACCACAGCCGAAGACGCACTCGCAGAAGGCGCACCGCTCGTCCACCCGGAACTCGCCGCAGACGAGGAGTCGGGTGTCGTTGGCAACCTCGTCCGGGAGTACACGGTTCAGGCCGGGGACGTAGAAGACGCGTTCAAAACCGCCGACATCATCATCGAGGAATCGTTCCAGACCAACAAGACGAACCCGTGTCCGCTCGAACCCCACGGATGCGTCGCAGACTACAACCCCGGAACCGGCACACTGACGATATGGACGCCGAATCAAGCACCCCACCTGTTCGTCACGACCCTCGCAAACGCGCTCGTCGGCATTGAGTCAGGAGACATCGTCTGTAAGGTTCCCGACGTTGGCGGCGCGTTCGGCGTCAAAATCGAGTCGCTCACACACGAAGTGTGCGCCGCCGCGCTCGCACGCCACCTCGAACGGCCAGTCAAAATCGTCTTAGACCGGCTCGAAGACATGCAGGTCGGCCGCGGCCGAGCCGACGAATCGTTCGACGCGAAACTCGCGGCGACCAGCGACGGGAGACTGGTCGGCATGACCGTGGACATGGTACAGAACACGGGCGCACGCGTCGGATTCGGGCTGAACGTCGCGCTCAACCCGATGACGAACATCGACGGTCCGTACCTGATTCCGAATCAGCGTGCGACCGCGAAAGTGGTGTACACCAACCTCATGCCGTCCACCGCGGTGCGGGGGTTCGGTGACCCGCAGTTCACCTTCGTCCGCGAGCAGTTGGTGGACATGGCCGCGGCCGCCCTCGGGATGGACCCAATCGAGCTTCGTCTCAAGAACATCGTGACCAAAGACGAGATGCCCATTCGGACGCCGACGGGGCTGCTCTGGCAGAACATCGACCTCCCCGAGTGCGTGCGGCGCGTTCGCGAGATGATCGACTGGGACGCACACACGGGCGGGTATCGCACCGACGACGGGAAGCTCCGCGGCGTCGGCTTCGCCGCCCTCGTCAAGCGCAACGGAAACCGCAACTCGCTCGGATTCGACCTCTCTCAGGCGACCGTGCAGATGGACGTAAACGGCAGGGTCACGGTGCGCACCGGCATTGCGAGCATCGGGCAGGGCACGGAGACGGGAATCGCCCAAATCGTCGCCGAAACGCTCGGCGTCTCGGTCGAGCGGGTCACGCCGGTCGTGGGCGACACCGACAGCACGCCTTACGACTTGGGAGTGTGGGCAGACCGGGGAATCGTGTTCGCGGGGTCTGCAGCGGCCATGGCTGCCGAACAACTGAAAGAGACGATTGTCACGCTCGCCGCCCATCGGCTCGGTGTTGATGAGGCTGCAATTGCCCTTGCAGACGACCGCATCTTCGAGCGCGAGAACCCCGAAAACGGGCTTGACATCGAGGCGTTCGTCCGGTGGGCGCTGTTCGGCGGGCGCGAGAGCCGCCCGGCCGCCTTCCGTGACGGCGTGGTGTTACAGGGGCAGGCGGTGTTCGAAACGCAGGTTGCAACCACCCTCGACCCCGAGACGAACCACGGGAATCTCGGCCACTCCTACACGCACGGCGCGTTGGCCGTACTGGTCGAAATCGACCCGGGAACGGGTGATGTCGCAGTTATCGACGTTGCGGTATCAGAAGACCTCGGGCGGGTCATCAACCCGTCGCTCGTGGAGGGGCAAGTCCACGGCTGTATCGCCCACGCAATCGGTGACGCGCTCTTAGAGCGGATGGCGTACGACGAAACCGGCATCCTCCAGAACGGGACACTCGTGGATTATCACCTCCCGACGAGCGTTGACGTGCCCATGATTTCCAACATCAGCGAGGTTGAGTCGCCGGACCCAGCGACGCACTTCGGTCAACGCGGCGTGGGTGAGAGTTCGCTCCTCCCGGTCACCGCGGCGATTGCCAACGCGATTTACGACGCGACCGGGCTCCGCTTCTGTACGCTTCCCATCACGCCAGACCAGCTGCTCGTCCGCCTCATTGACGAAGGCGTGGCCTAA
- a CDS encoding MFS transporter gives MTFIATTGTNVVSPALPALGSALTLSEAQLGLIITVYTLPAIFISPIMGTLADRYGRRPVVLPSLLLFGVSGTAIAFVDSFQLILLFRLFQGIAFAGIMPLTITLIGDYYSGEWGSAAQGFRASANGVNQIIIFPIAGFLAGILWQYAFLLYASAFLAFVIVYFYLPPVELERVSHLSVGWNWFSRTRFAQFISNSSEVMNLTVTMLVLGGFVRFVFMFGILTFLPLFVVRELGGSPAAAGSVLALLSVRVVISPFANQLLRMFNRLTALAVLFIGLSVGTALIPFAPSVLWLAGLIVLWSVVDSLLGPILADAVANSVEASYRARVVSVFQISKNLGKTITPVALGLLLAVSNFTVIFAVMGLSALVYGVLLAVLVRT, from the coding sequence ATGACGTTTATCGCAACCACTGGGACGAACGTCGTCTCGCCAGCGCTCCCGGCGCTTGGCTCTGCGCTCACGCTCTCTGAGGCGCAACTCGGCCTCATCATCACCGTCTACACCCTGCCAGCTATTTTCATCTCACCCATCATGGGAACGCTCGCAGACCGCTATGGCCGCCGCCCAGTCGTCCTCCCGTCGCTCCTCCTGTTCGGTGTGAGCGGAACGGCCATTGCGTTCGTGGACAGTTTTCAGCTCATCTTGCTGTTTCGACTCTTCCAGGGTATTGCCTTCGCTGGCATCATGCCGCTCACGATTACGCTCATCGGCGACTATTACAGTGGCGAGTGGGGGTCTGCCGCCCAAGGGTTCAGAGCGAGCGCGAACGGCGTCAACCAAATCATCATCTTTCCGATTGCGGGCTTCCTCGCGGGCATCCTCTGGCAGTACGCATTTTTGTTGTACGCCTCTGCGTTTCTCGCGTTCGTCATCGTCTATTTCTATCTCCCTCCGGTCGAATTAGAGCGGGTGTCCCACCTCTCGGTTGGTTGGAACTGGTTCTCACGAACCCGATTCGCGCAATTTATCTCGAATTCAAGCGAGGTGATGAACCTCACCGTGACGATGCTCGTCTTGGGCGGCTTCGTCCGCTTCGTCTTCATGTTCGGAATCCTCACGTTCCTCCCGCTGTTCGTCGTTCGTGAACTCGGTGGGAGTCCGGCCGCCGCCGGGTCGGTACTGGCCCTCCTCAGCGTCCGCGTTGTCATCTCGCCCTTTGCGAATCAGCTTCTCCGCATGTTCAACAGACTGACCGCGTTGGCCGTCCTGTTCATTGGCTTGTCCGTTGGCACCGCGCTCATCCCGTTTGCGCCGTCCGTGCTGTGGCTCGCCGGGCTCATCGTCCTCTGGTCGGTCGTCGATTCGCTGTTGGGGCCAATTCTGGCCGATGCGGTCGCAAACTCCGTCGAAGCCTCCTACCGGGCCCGCGTTGTCAGCGTGTTCCAAATCTCAAAGAACCTCGGCAAAACCATCACCCCCGTCGCACTCGGATTGCTCCTCGCCGTCTCGAATTTCACGGTTATTTTCGCCGTGATGGGGCTGTCCGCGCTCGTCTACGGCGTACTCCTCGCAGTTCTCGTCAGAACGTAA
- a CDS encoding UbiX family flavin prenyltransferase: MAKRIIVGMTGATGQIFGVSALELLRDTAYESHLVLSEAGAVTLKQELSATPQEVIALATTSYQNRDIGASIASGSFETAGMLVAPCSMKTLSNIAHGNTGNLVTRAADVTLKERRPLVVMPREKPFNRIHLQNMLAVTDAGGIIMPPFPSYYQGTNRVEETTRRTVARALNLLGVGIEIEEWHGLSGASTTDS; encoded by the coding sequence ATGGCAAAACGAATCATCGTCGGGATGACGGGTGCCACCGGGCAGATTTTTGGAGTGTCGGCGCTCGAACTGCTCCGGGACACTGCGTACGAATCCCATCTTGTCCTCTCCGAGGCCGGCGCGGTGACGCTGAAACAGGAACTTTCTGCCACCCCACAGGAGGTCATCGCCCTCGCCACTACGTCCTACCAGAACCGGGATATCGGTGCGTCAATTGCGAGCGGGTCGTTCGAGACCGCGGGCATGCTCGTCGCACCGTGCTCGATGAAAACGCTCTCGAACATCGCCCACGGCAACACCGGAAATCTGGTGACGCGGGCGGCCGACGTCACGCTCAAAGAACGACGGCCGCTGGTCGTGATGCCACGAGAAAAACCGTTCAACCGAATTCACTTGCAAAACATGCTGGCGGTCACGGATGCGGGGGGAATCATCATGCCACCGTTCCCGTCGTACTATCAGGGCACGAACCGCGTCGAGGAGACCACGCGACGAACCGTCGCTCGGGCGCTCAACCTGCTCGGCGTGGGCATCGAAATCGAGGAATGGCACGGCCTCTCTGGAGCTTCGACGACCGATTCGTAA